In the genome of Nitrospira sp., the window CAGTCGTTCATCGAGGGATTGGATGCCCTGCAGAACCGATTCTCGTTTCTTTTCTGCTTCCTCCGCTCGTTTCCGCTTCTCGTCAATCTTGCCCTTCAGCTGATCAAGCGTCCTCCGTTCTCGCTCGATTTTTTCAGAGATCGGATCATTCGCCGCACTGGCGACGGATGTCCACCCTCCTCCTACCGCAAGACACCAGAGTAGGATGGTGAAGGAGATACTCATGCCCGCCCCTCCCCAACACGAAGAAGCGACACCACGCTCCCTGCAAAACCAAGCCCCATCCCCGCCATGACGAGCGCCAGACATACCGAGAGGGGGAAAAACGAGATCATGCCCTCAATCCCACTGAAACGGCCTGTCAATTGGATCTGCTGCCGGAACAGTTCAAACGCCACCTTAAGAATTCCTAACGACAGTGCGCTGCCGCACGCTCCGAGCACAGCTCCTTCGAGGAAATATGGAATCCGGATGAACGTGCGCGTAGCCCCAATCGAACGAAGAATTTCGATCTCCTCCCGTCTAGCCAACAGGGCAAGCCTGATCGTATTCCCGATGATCGTCACTGCGGCTGCGGAGAGGAGGATCCCGACGCCGATCGCAGCCAGTTCGATATATCCGATCAGCTCCGCCAACAAACTGAGCCATTCTTGATTATAGTCGACCTTGGCGACACCTGCCATTGTTTGCACTCGTTCAACCCAGCCTCTCATGGCGTCAGGAGACCGAAAGCTCGGCGCCAGCGTCACCACAAACGAAGCCGGGAGCGGATTCTCGCCAAGCCCTTCGAGTAAGTGGGACTCACCGGGGAATTGAGCTCGAAATTCTCCCAAGGCCTGTTCTTTCGAAATGAAGAACACCTGGGCAACCATGCGATCAGCCTTGAGTTTTCGCTCCAGTTCCTGCACTCTTTCGCCCCGAAGTCGATCCTCCAAATAGACCATGAGCTTGACGTCTTCCTGGAGCGCTCCTGCGGCCTGCCGCAAATTCATATAGAGCAACAAAAATATACCCACACAAGCCAAGGTAAACGCCGTGGTCAGAACGGCAACGATCGTAGTCGTCCGATTAGTGCGCATGTTCGCCCACGCTTCGCGAACGAGATAATAGAGTCGTCTCATAGGCCGACTCCCTGCCCGATCCGCCGCTCCGACAGCAATACCCCTTGCACCAAGGTAATCACCCGACGATTCACGTGATGCAGGACATGAGGATCGTGCGTCGCGACGATCACGGTCGTCCCTCGAGCATTGATCAATTTGAACAACTCCATGATCTCTCTTGTGTGTTCCGGATCAAGATTCCCCGTTGGTTCGTCGGCCAGGAGCACCACCGGCCCGTTGACGATCGCCCGTGCGATGCACACACGCTGCTGTTCTCCCGTGGAGAGACTGTTCGGCAACTGATCTTTGTTGTGATCGACATCGACGGCACGCAACGCCTCCGTGACTTTACGACGAATATCTTTCTCGGACACGCCTTGAGCGAGCAAGGGAAGCGCCACATTGTCGAAGACGGATTTCTTCGGCAAGAGACGAAAGTCTTGAAAGACCGCACCGACCTTCCGTCGAAGATAAGGAATCTCGGTTGGTCTGAGCTTCGTCACATTCCTCCCGTGAACAAAAATCTGTCCTTCGTCCGGCTGCTCCTCACCGAACAGCATGCGCAGCAGCGTAGACTTCCCCGCCCCGCTCGATCCCATGAGAAGGACAAACTCCCCCTTTTCAATCTCGAGCGTGACATCGGACAGAGCGGATTTTCGATCATGCCATTTGGACACGTGGATGAGTTGAATGATGGCATCCATGGAAACCCTTTGGAGAAGGACTAGAAC includes:
- a CDS encoding permease-like cell division protein FtsX produces the protein MRRLYYLVREAWANMRTNRTTTIVAVLTTAFTLACVGIFLLLYMNLRQAAGALQEDVKLMVYLEDRLRGERVQELERKLKADRMVAQVFFISKEQALGEFRAQFPGESHLLEGLGENPLPASFVVTLAPSFRSPDAMRGWVERVQTMAGVAKVDYNQEWLSLLAELIGYIELAAIGVGILLSAAAVTIIGNTIRLALLARREEIEILRSIGATRTFIRIPYFLEGAVLGACGSALSLGILKVAFELFRQQIQLTGRFSGIEGMISFFPLSVCLALVMAGMGLGFAGSVVSLLRVGEGRA
- the ftsE gene encoding cell division ATP-binding protein FtsE, giving the protein MDAIIQLIHVSKWHDRKSALSDVTLEIEKGEFVLLMGSSGAGKSTLLRMLFGEEQPDEGQIFVHGRNVTKLRPTEIPYLRRKVGAVFQDFRLLPKKSVFDNVALPLLAQGVSEKDIRRKVTEALRAVDVDHNKDQLPNSLSTGEQQRVCIARAIVNGPVVLLADEPTGNLDPEHTREIMELFKLINARGTTVIVATHDPHVLHHVNRRVITLVQGVLLSERRIGQGVGL